One window of the Colletotrichum destructivum chromosome 4, complete sequence genome contains the following:
- a CDS encoding Putative RNA recognition motif domain, nucleotide-binding alpha-beta plait domain superfamily, translating into MAPELRKRTRSATASAEKPAAKKTAKVEKVEKVEPEKVTKKKTTKVEKVEKAEKAEKVEKIEKLEKAPKRKAPEEAQASPVAAKKQKPVKASAKSKKSKPEPVEEAEPETTEAAEESVVALDDAADSDEEVDADIQALAAGLDSDAEKTPAGNGTFKEGMDVGKVPKHAKKQKQLTNGKKEEPGIVFISRLPHGFYEHELKGYFSQFGPINRLRLARNKKTGASKHYAFLEFAEESTAEIVSKTMDSYLLFGHILKVKTVPRDQLHEDVWKGANKRFKKIPWSKIAAGEVAKPRTESNWTHKVSREEKKRLERAQKLKEIGYEFEAPKLKEAVAPPPEPMVVDAPEEPKAVEAAPVEEKPVEEAAAEEEESAEAEKPKAAKPKAKKGGRRKSKA; encoded by the exons ATGGCCCCCGAATTGAGAAAAAGAACCAGAT CGGCTACGGCTTCGGCCGAGAAGCCtgcggcgaagaagacggccaaggtcgagaaggttGAGAAGGTCGAGCCCGAGAAAgtgaccaagaagaagacgaccaaggtcgagaaggtcgagaaggccgagaaggccgagaaggttGAAAagatcgagaagctcgagaaggcACCTAAGCGCAAAG CACCCGAGGAGGCTCAGGCGTCTCCTGTCGCCgcgaagaagcagaagccTGTCAAGGCGAGCGCGaagtcgaagaagtcgaaacCTGAacccgtcgaggaggccgagcccgagacgaccgaggccgccgaggagtCTGTTGTCGCCctggacgatgccgccgattcggacgaggaggttgaTGCCGACATCCAagctctcgccgccggcctcgactcCGACGCTGAGAAGACGCCGGCCGGCAACGGAACCTTCAAGGAGGGCATGGACGTTGGCAAGGTTCCGAAGCacgccaagaagcagaagcagttGACGAacggcaagaaggaggagcccGGTATCGTCTTCATCTCGAGACTGCCCCACGGTTTCTACGAGCACGAGCTGAAGGGCTACTTTTCACAATTCGGCCCCATCAACCGCCTGAGACTGGCGCGCAACAAGAAGACGGGCGCCAGCAAGCACTAtgccttcctcgagttcGCCGAGGAGAGCACGGCCGAGATCGTCTCCAAGACCATGGACAGCTACCTGTTGTTCGGCCACATCCTCAAGGTCAAGACGGTCCCCCGCGACCAGCTGCACGAGGACGTCTGGAAGGGCGCCAACAAGCGCTTCAAGAAGATCCCGTGGTCCAAGATCGCCGCTGGCGAGGTCGCGAAGCCGCGGACCGAGTCGAACTGGACGCACAAGGTGTccagggaggagaagaagaggctggagcgcgcccagaagctcaaggagatCGGGTACGAGTTCGAGGCCCCCAAGCTGAAGGAGGCCGTCGCACCGCCCCCGGAGCCGATGGTAGTCGACGCCCCGGAGGAGCCCAAGGCGGTTGAGGCCGCGCCTGTCGAGGAGAAGCCTGTGGAGGAGGCTgccgcggaggaggaggagtccGCGGAAGCTGAGAAgcccaaggcggccaagcccaaggcgaagaagggtgGCCGGAGAAAGTCCAAGGCCTAG